One genomic window of Oryctolagus cuniculus chromosome 11, mOryCun1.1, whole genome shotgun sequence includes the following:
- the SLC25A3 gene encoding solute carrier family 25 member 3 isoform X2: protein MFSSVAHLARANPFNAPHLQLVHDGLAGPRSSPAGPPGQPQRSRKLAAAAVEEYSCEYGSMKFYALCGFGGVLSCGLTHTAVVPLDLVKCRMQVDPQKYKGIFNGFSVTLKEDGVRGLAKGWAPTFIGYSMQGLCKFGFYEVFKVLYSNMLGEENAYLWRTSLYLAASASAEFFADIALAPMEATKVRIQTQPGYANTLRDAAPKMYKEEGLKAFYKGVAPLWMRQIPYTMMKFACFERTVEALYKFVVPKPRSECSKPEQLVVTFVAGYIAGVFCAIVSHPADSVVSVLNKEKGSSASQVLQRLGFKGVWKGLFARIIMIGTLTALQWFIYDSVKVYFRLPRPPPPEMPESLKKKLGLTQ, encoded by the exons ATGTTCTCGTCCGTGGCGCACCTGGCGCGGGCGAACCCCTTCAACGCGCCGCACCTGCAGCTGGTGCACGATGGGCTCGCGGGCCCCCGCAGCAGCCCCGCCGGGCCCCCGGGCCAGCCCCAGCGCTCCCGCAAGCTGGCGGCCGCGGCTGTGGAAG AGTACAGTTGTGAATATGGCTCCATGAAGTTTTATGCACTGTGTGGCTTTGGTGGGGTCTTAAGTTGTGGGCTGACACATACTGCTGTCGTTCCCCTGGATTTAGTGAAATGCCGTATGCAG gtgGACCCTCAGAAGTACAAGGGCATATTTAATGGATTCTCAGTTACACTTAAAGAGGATGGTGTTCGTGGTTTGGCTAAAGGATGGGCTCCGACTTTCATTGGCTACTCTATGCAGGGGCTCTGCAAGTTTGGCTTTTATGAAGTCTTCAAAGTCCTGTACAGCAACATGCTTGGAGAG GAGAATGCCTATCTGTGGCGCACATCACTATATTTGGCTGCCTCTGCTAGTGCTGAATTCTTTGCTGACATTGCCCTGGCTCCAATGGAAGCTACTAAGGTTCGAATTCAAACCCAGCCAGGTTATGCCAACACATTGAGGGATGCAGCTCCCAAAATGTATAAGGAAGAAGGTCTAAAAGC ATTCTACAAGGGCGTTGCTCCTCTCTGGATGAGACAGATACCATACACCATGATGAAGTTTGCCTGCTTTGAACGTACTGTTGAAGCATTGTACAAGTTTGTGGTTCCTAAGCCCCGAAGTGAATGTTCAAAGCCAGAACAGCTGGTTGTAACGTTTGTGGCAGGTTACATAG CTGGAGTCTTCTGTGCAATTGTTTCTCACCCTGCTGATTCTGTGGTATCTGtgttaaataaagagaaaggTAGTAGTGCGTCTCAGGTTCTCCAGAGACTTGGATTTAAAG GTGTATGGAAGGGACTCTTTGCCCGTATCATCATGATTGGTACTCTGACTGCACTACAGTGGTTCATCTATGACTCTGTGAAGGTCTACTTCAGACTCCCTCGCCCCcctccacctgagatgccagagTCTCTGAAGAAGAAGCTTGGGTTGACTCAGTAG
- the SLC25A3 gene encoding solute carrier family 25 member 3 isoform X1: MFSSVAHLARANPFNAPHLQLVHDGLAGPRSSPAGPPGQPQRSRKLAAAAVEEQYSCDYGSGRFFILCGLGGIISCGTTHTALVPLDLVKCRMQVDPQKYKGIFNGFSVTLKEDGVRGLAKGWAPTFIGYSMQGLCKFGFYEVFKVLYSNMLGEENAYLWRTSLYLAASASAEFFADIALAPMEATKVRIQTQPGYANTLRDAAPKMYKEEGLKAFYKGVAPLWMRQIPYTMMKFACFERTVEALYKFVVPKPRSECSKPEQLVVTFVAGYIAGVFCAIVSHPADSVVSVLNKEKGSSASQVLQRLGFKGVWKGLFARIIMIGTLTALQWFIYDSVKVYFRLPRPPPPEMPESLKKKLGLTQ; this comes from the exons ATGTTCTCGTCCGTGGCGCACCTGGCGCGGGCGAACCCCTTCAACGCGCCGCACCTGCAGCTGGTGCACGATGGGCTCGCGGGCCCCCGCAGCAGCCCCGCCGGGCCCCCGGGCCAGCCCCAGCGCTCCCGCAAGCTGGCGGCCGCGGCTGTGGAAG AGCAGTATAGCTGTGACTATGGATCTGGCAGATTCTTTATCCTTTGTGGACTTGGAGGAATTATTAGCTGTGGCACAACACATACAGCATTGGTTCCTCTAGATCTGGTTAAATGCAGAATGCAG gtgGACCCTCAGAAGTACAAGGGCATATTTAATGGATTCTCAGTTACACTTAAAGAGGATGGTGTTCGTGGTTTGGCTAAAGGATGGGCTCCGACTTTCATTGGCTACTCTATGCAGGGGCTCTGCAAGTTTGGCTTTTATGAAGTCTTCAAAGTCCTGTACAGCAACATGCTTGGAGAG GAGAATGCCTATCTGTGGCGCACATCACTATATTTGGCTGCCTCTGCTAGTGCTGAATTCTTTGCTGACATTGCCCTGGCTCCAATGGAAGCTACTAAGGTTCGAATTCAAACCCAGCCAGGTTATGCCAACACATTGAGGGATGCAGCTCCCAAAATGTATAAGGAAGAAGGTCTAAAAGC ATTCTACAAGGGCGTTGCTCCTCTCTGGATGAGACAGATACCATACACCATGATGAAGTTTGCCTGCTTTGAACGTACTGTTGAAGCATTGTACAAGTTTGTGGTTCCTAAGCCCCGAAGTGAATGTTCAAAGCCAGAACAGCTGGTTGTAACGTTTGTGGCAGGTTACATAG CTGGAGTCTTCTGTGCAATTGTTTCTCACCCTGCTGATTCTGTGGTATCTGtgttaaataaagagaaaggTAGTAGTGCGTCTCAGGTTCTCCAGAGACTTGGATTTAAAG GTGTATGGAAGGGACTCTTTGCCCGTATCATCATGATTGGTACTCTGACTGCACTACAGTGGTTCATCTATGACTCTGTGAAGGTCTACTTCAGACTCCCTCGCCCCcctccacctgagatgccagagTCTCTGAAGAAGAAGCTTGGGTTGACTCAGTAG